The sequence below is a genomic window from Macadamia integrifolia cultivar HAES 741 chromosome 1, SCU_Mint_v3, whole genome shotgun sequence.
TGAAATATTGGGATCCCAATAAATCTAGCTACTCgaagagaagatgagatggTGTTTGGTGTTTTACTCTCCATTGataggtatgggaagattgctgaggaagagagcaagagaaaggagtagcaagagaaaatgagaagctGGTTCAGATGGCAATGTTAGAAGATGGGAGGGAATAGGTTATATCATTTGGTGGGTAGGAGGGGAGAAGATACTTATGTAACTTGTgtggaaggaagaaagaacagaaaagaaaaagtgaccTGACGTCACCTATATACCTACGTCAGCAATTTCCTATGACatgggcagagagagagagagagagagagagagagagagagagaggctggcttgttttcttttttggtctTTAAGGGTATTTCCAGGAATATGTTGTTTTGGTCTTCCTCACTGGAAGTTCGCTTGGAAATTGATAGAAATGATCGAGGAAAGCCAAAGAAATTTGGCTGCTATCATGGGTTGCAAGCAGTTAAAATTTGGCTGCTATCTGGTTACTTGGAAAATACTTTCTTAGAGTGAAATTTTTGACCCTCAcatttgggattttattttgacCAGAATGCCTTACAAGAGCTCTTAGCAAATGTTTTACAGACATACCATTTTATACATTTTATAAGAGATGTATCAACCGTGTATTGAGcatattttttttggtcatgGTAGTCCAAGATGCTTGATGACTTTCAAATAGATGCTCAGGGTAGAACTCGCTTTTGCTATAGCTCATCTGGGAGGATTTTAACTTACGTTTATTTTTTCTATGATGATCTATGGTCTCtctcctactgatggcaatgctggaTGTGGGTATTAGGCTATTGAAATTCATGTTTTTGTTACAATTTGTTTTTCTCTTGATACTATTGAATATGATATGATACTTGAAACCTTGCATTAAACTAAAAAGTATACTTtttaccggaaaaaaaaaaagaaaaagaaaaaaagaaagtataGTTAAATTTCACCATGCCTAAAGTTTTACAATTCATCACCTACCAAATGGTGGTATGTGAGTCGCGCTATGAGATTGAGTACCAAAAATGAAcaaggaaaattttccaaatatgGGTTTAAGCACAGTCAACCGGCCATggtggaaaataaataaataaatagacaagAAACTTCATGTGTGAAGAAATATATCATTATCTCATTTTTGAATATTGACTTCCACATTAAAATAGGCAGAAGGTTCCTTCAATAACCCCATATTGCAAGGCTTTCCTCTGTAGTCCAACTAATTATGCTATGTGGAAGGGCAATGTCATGGTTTCAACTAGTGGATAGAAAAGACATGGTTTGGATTGATCATGTCAAGTCACAATGGAAAATCTAATCATATACTCTtgcataggggtgtcaattctgagctcGTACCGAAAAGCCCGATcgagcctgacacgtttatggcTTGACTTGGATCGGaccgattaataaacatgttggccttgaacacgtttattaaacgggcattTACGATGTAAGTAGCTAACCCATCAAGCGCCCGATCGAACTGAAACGTTTATGTACCCGACTTGAACCGACTTGTTATAGCctgaccccctttaatactacacaaaattctatttttccaCCACTAGTGAGAAACTAATTAagttttcttaccctttgctttgtaataggatttgatttgattaagctttgttttgtaagttgtaacggTCACAATCTATTCTTTATTTtggtaagaacaaccataatctggttttattaaagatttgcttCACATATTTCTGGGCATTCAAcacacttaagaaaagaattttagggtaagcacgtttaaagcccgtttagacttaaataggtatGTAGCTTAGTTAAGGTCCCGTTAAGATCTGTTTAAGGAAGCCCGATTAATGTCTGACACCAACCGGCTCGATTATAAATCGTACCATGTCCCCCCAAAGTTAGACCCttttacttaaacgggcgttcacggtgcaagactttcaagtggtcaagcccgaccAAGACCTGCCtgacccgaccgattgacaccacTACTCCTACATATATTTGTCATTTAATCATTTTCTAATGAATAGTTTGTAAGCTTGGATACTCTGCAAGTGCCATGAACTGGTAACTTTGGTCCATTAAAATTTGTTATTGAGCTAGTTAATCCACGTGATTGTGCAATGTAAACTAAATTCATTTTGTTACTATCATACCACTTTTCTAACTAAAGTAGGAATAATTAATTCACTAACCAGTCCTAACTAGAAAACTACATGAGACCAATAATTGTGGTAAAACAGTGTGAAATCCATTATAGAgatgaaaatatatatagagGACTCCCATCTAAATATGGTAATATCGaaacaaggaaataaaatatataggAAATATTACAATATTATAGACAATATACATTAACACACCCTTAAACTATAGGTGCATCAAGGAAAACTGATGCAGCCCTAGTGCATCACATTGCCATACAAGAGCCAAATAGAAATTCAGTCCATATCAAAGCTCAAAACTGTCCAACCCAAATCTTAGCACTTAGGATTGATCCATAATGCATAGAAAGCCTatgattaatatttttttagtcTTTATTATGCAATGTAAAGATTTAATCTCAATCATAGAAATTTGAGAATTGACGATCAAGATATCATAGAAGATTTTAGGGGTTGAACTTTTCATCTCCTTAGTGCTTGATGATATGGTAAGCATTCTCCAAGAAATTTCTTAGCTTCCGGCGCTCCAAAATGACTCACCTAATGAGGGAGAGGAGGGTATCCCGAAGGTGGTTTCCATAAATATTAGAAAGTCATTCATCATATCCATCTAAAAGGAGactatatttttataaaaaaaaaataaaatggctaTTAACGGATTGTTGCCTCATACAACTTCAATCGAGCAATAAgtacaaaagtttctttataATTGATGCTATATTCTTGATTGTATCCTTTTGTAATTAAACATGCCTTGTACAGTCAATGGCATCCAATAAAAGATGCGCTTTTAAGAGAGAACTTTGAGAAAACCCTAGAGCCCTCCTCTTTGAACCAAAAACTAATTTTTCGATGGAATCTCAGGTATGAGTCTTGCGAGAGCATCAAACTTCTCGATCATTGCTTTTGACCAATGAGAGTTAGTAGAAACCTCAAGGAAGGAGCTGGGTTCATATATAAAGAAACAATGGCTATAGCAATGCATGAGTGCTGCCAATCTGCCATTGATACGCATGGTTCAATACTGCACAGGGACACACTTTCAATCGGACGGTTAAAATAGGCTCAGTTTCCTAATGCCTATGCTTACAATTGTTTTATGTATGTTTGACACTTTGACGTGCGTGCGTGACCTTATCcattacttaaaaaaaatctaatatctACTTGCCATGTACGGCCCATTTGCAACAAACAAGAAGTGGACAAAAGAAGGCCcaacaattgtttttttttgacAAGTCCTATTCAAGGACCCATGGGCCAACTTGGATGACAGcccaaaatttaaaagaaatggGAGCAATGATCTGGTTTTGTGGTTGGGTTAAATTGGGAGTTTATAAAcagagatgtaaatggatagtcggaATCCGAATTTGAATTCGTATACATATTTGTATTTGTTTAGGGGTATTTGTATTCGATTAAAGGGTATTTgaaataaaatctaaattatCTAATtcgattaaataatcaattaatggtTTTGAGGGTCCTTGAAGTTTAAAATAGGtttcagagaatgaggaaaatagttaaaaaaaaaaaacttagaaaaatgaattaagagcaaattatattcattggggGGAGGAATGTCCAGATTACACAAGTCAAAGATTAATGGAGTGGTGAGCAGCATCGGATGACTAAGAACATTTGTACACATGCCCTAAAGGGGCGTTCAGCCTCcggatgctcactgcactgGTGCAGCGGCTGCGGACAATTTTTACATCTATAAATAACAACACAGAGGAGCTTCGTTTCtattgcaagattgaaagagttACATTCTTTTGCAATAAATCCATAAAGTTTCAGAAATTCGTTAACTCTAAATTCACCCAAGTCTGTGCATTAACTGGAAGCTGCTCTCCATAAGTTTCAGAAATTCGTTGAAATCTATCCTTCCATCTTTGTTTGTGTCAAAGTTTTCCATCATTCTCTTGCATTCCTCCATCTTGAATCCTCCCCTGCACAAACCCAAACAGTGAAGAACTCTCTGTAACTCCATTGCGTCTATGAATCCATCTCTGTTCtgatcaaacacatcaaaggcgTCCTTCACCTCCTCCAAGCTTGGCTCCTCATCTTCAAACATAACTGAAAACTCCTCACATCCTAATCTCTCTTGAGCTGTCTCATCATTTGGGTTACAAAATATTCCCAACTTCTCCATCACCACTTCCAAATCTTTTCTCCTTAATTTCCCATCATCGCCTTCTTTATCTTCCCAAAAGGCCTGCTTGCTTGCTAGTACTTCAGGACAGTGGTTTTTTATCTCAAACCAATGGTTTGGTTCATTGATCCCAAAACCATGTTTGAGTTGGAGAAGAGATAGAAAACTTGAATATGGCATCTGAAATACCCAATTGAGAATTCTG
It includes:
- the LOC122085470 gene encoding probable calcium-binding protein CML45; amino-acid sequence: MEIRTPNTISSSLPVAGFVGIPIFHRILNWVFQMPYSSFLSLLQLKHGFGINEPNHWFEIKNHCPEVLASKQAFWEDKEGDDGKLRRKDLEVVMEKLGIFCNPNDETAQERLGCEEFSVMFEDEEPSLEEVKDAFDVFDQNRDGFIDAMELQRVLHCLGLCRGGFKMEECKRMMENFDTNKDGRIDFNEFLKLMESSFQLMHRLG